The DNA segment CCCACCCTACCCTGTTCTGCTCTCTCAGGCCTGGTCACCCCCTTAGTTACTCCACCTGTCAGCGCCTTCTGCACCCAGAGCTTGGATGGGGAGTGGAAAATTCCCAGCTCTCATGCTCCCTTCCTGGCTGCAGGGCCTCATCCAAAGGTCACCTTGAATTGAACGGCTAATTCCCCCCACGGGGAAGCAAGTTGGGATTGACAGCCAGGAGAAAGAGGGTGCAAGCACATGGGATGCAGCATGTTGGGGCCACTGACTCTGAGGGGCAAAGCTGGGGCCTGGAGGCCAGGGTGGGTGATCCTGAAGCACAAGGGCCCTGGCTGGAGGGCTGGCCTGGGACTGAGGTGGCCAAGGCAGAAGCTGGACGGGGATGGGTCATGAGCTGTGGCATGAGGCGGGAGCGTGAGGCCTGAGCTGTGGGGAAAGGAGTCTGAGTGGCTAGGGCAGGGCACGAAGGCCTGTGCAGGCTCTGGGCCACCAAGAGACCAGAGATGGGCCCTGGGGGAAAGCCGGGTTCTGGGACCCAGAGCCTGGCCCTGGGGACCATTGAGCCAGGCCTGAGTCGACCTCTGGTGGCCACTTAACAAACTGCAGCCAGACCTCTGTCCCTTCCCTGTATCCCTCGGAGGGTTTTTCAAAGCCCCTGCTCCTATTCCCCATGTCCCACCTGCCTCACTTTCCCACCTCTTCTTAAGCCCTTGTTACCTCCAAGACCTCAGACCCCAGACTCAGGTTCCAGTGCCAGAGGCTATACTTATCTCAGGGCTCTGGGCAGTTTCTGTTGCCTTGGTAACCTTTCCCATTCCTTCTTGCCTTCACCATGGGAGATGGGGGACCTTCTGGCTGGGCCCCAGGCGGTGCCGGGATGTGGGCTTTGTGTCTGCGGGGTGCTCACAGTCTAAGGAAGAGGACAAAGCACCGGAAGTATCCTCCATCTCAGCTTGGAGTAGCTGAGGCCTTGAGGTTGGCTGTGTTAGTCCAGAGGGGGTAGGATGGGGTCATCTTCCCAGGGCTAGGCTCTCCCTCACCTTCTACACCCCTTCCCACCCAGGCCTCTGGCCCCACAAGCCCTCCCCTGAGTCAGCCCACCAGCTGACTTCCCTCTGCCGGCCCCCTTCCCTGCACTCTGGGATTGGTGCCAGGGTGAGAAGGGGACACTGGCACTGACCGTTCCTGGGAATTCCCGCCCACCGTGGAGTCTGTGGGAGGGGGTCCCCGTGTCCCTCAGGAGCCAATAGCAGCCAGGCTTTGCCCTGGGGGGCGGTGTATATCTTTCAGACCAGCACCCCCTAGGCACTGTCTCCTCTCTGCCTGCCTGGCACCAGCCAGACCCCGCTCTGCCCCGGGGGGCTCTGAGCCCCCCAGGCAGTCCTTCTGAACAACCATCTTCCTTGGGGGGTCCTGAGGACCCTTTCCTCTTGGGGATGGCCCAGCCAGGAGTCTCTGTCAAGTCCCTGGTGTCATCGTATGAGACCCGAGTGGTAGGGATGGCTCCGGGGCCTCCCCGGAAAAGAGGCTGTGTCTCCTCTCCTTGTTCCCCTCGAGGGGCATCTCCCATCCGAGGGGCATCTGGACCCTCACCCCACAGGGGCCTGGGGGGACCTGGGCAGCGACCCTCACCCTGCCGGGGGATGGACAAAACCCTCCTGTCCTTGATACTCTACTGTCACAGGTACAGGCAGGGCATGGGTGGGAGGCTGCCGTGCACCAGGCTTGGGGAGGAGGCCAGAATCTTCTCTGAGAAGCTCCTGGAAAGTAGCTGGCTGGGATGTCCAGACACCTGGCTTGGCATCTGCTCTTCTTCCTCACCCGTCGTCTCCCTGTGTCTTTCCAGCGGCTCCGGAAGCCTCGTTGGCATTGACAACAAGATTGAAAAAGCCATGGTAAGAGAAGCCATCTTGGTCCCAGGAAGTCCTGGCTCATGTGCTGATGCCGAGGCCCCTGTATCCTTTAGCTGTCCTGCTGCCCCATCCCTGCTGTCCTCATTAGGCAGTACTAACTCCCAGCTACCCTACCCTCCTGGCTAGGTTCCCTTGGGTTTTCCCCCTCCTGTCTCCACCAGAATCCTTGACTTCCTTTGGTCCTGGCATGGTTCCTAGCCCCCATCTAGTCTTTGAGCCTTGACTTTGCCTCTTTCTGGCATCCGTGGCCCCCACCCTTCCCTGCTTTGCCTCTTCCTCATTGGCCCCTCATTGTTTGAGAGCAGGGGAATCTCACACCTGGGCTGTCAAGACATTGGACGGGGGATGAGACTGGGGTGGCCTAGGACCCTGACACTTTGCCTGTCCCCGGGCACCAGGATTTGGTGAAGTCCCACCTCATGTTTGCGGTTCgggaggaggtggaggtgctGAAGGAGCAGATCAGAGACCTGGCTGAACGGAATGCTGCGTTGGAGCAGGAAAATGGACTGCTGCGGGCCCTGGCCAGTCCTGAGCAGCTGGCCCAACTGCCCTCCTCGGGGGTCCCACGGCTTGGGCCCTCTGCACCCAATGGGCCCTCTGTTTGAGCCTCCCTTCCCTCACAATGTGCCTTTGGGGGCTGCCACAGTTGTCAGGCCTTGCCAGCTGCCTGCCCCCTCTTCCTATGCAGCTTTAATGTCCCCTGGTCCCCAGGGATGGGAGTTGAAGGCTCAGAATTGGCCTGTCCCCCTACCCTTCCTCCATCTCCCCATAATGCCCAGGGACTGGGCTGGGGATCCTTAGGCCTTGATGAAGGGGGCTTCAGGATGGGGTGTTAGGTGAggccctcttcctccttccctgggtgTCAGTGTTCTGGGACCCCCAGCAGTAGATGGCTGGAGAGTTGGAGGCTTCCTGGCAGACACCCCATATCCACCTTCTTCCCTCAGAGTGCCCCCTCTCCTCTGCCCAGGGAAGGGAATATGGACAATATCTGGAAGTTCTTGGATTCAGgttgttattaaaataataattataattaaaaccGAAGAAACTTGAATCTTGAGGTTGGCATCTCATTGCTTGTGTCCAGATGGGGCGCCTGCACCATCAGTTTCCATTGTCAGGAGAAAGACTGAGGCCATGGGCTCCGCTGGAGATCTTGTCCAGAGGGGGCAAGGCCAGGTTCCATGTGGCTCAGACAGAGTGGTCAAAAGAGATGCGGGAAAAGGGAGCCAGTGGCCTGGGTCCTGGGAAGGGGCAGGCGAGGCTGGGGAAGGTTGCGGGGGAGCATCAGCCCATGTGCTGGGGGGTTGGGGGACACACGGAAACAATGAGGCCTTTGGTGATTGTGCAAGACCCACTCCCAGCTTCCCAGCGTGTCCCCTCTGCCGGCTGGATCCGGGTGGCTCTtgggggcggggcagggggcCCTGAATGGGCCCCTTGTCTCAGTGCTGGGTGTGGGCCAGGCTCCCCAGGCACATAGTGCCCTACCAAGGCCTGGCCAGCCTCCATGGCTTACACCCCCAGCTGGCTGAGGACGGGCCCTGTGGGTGAGCAGGCCCCTCCCTGTCAGCCTTGGCTGGCTCCCATCCAGTCCCAGGCGGAAGAGGCGGCTAGAGAGACGGACCCCATCTAGTGGGAAGGGGGAAAAGCAGCAGCCTTGGCTCAGAAGGACCCTCACCCCAAGCTAGAGAGCTAGAGGAAACCCATGGAGAGCCAGATACTGGGACAAACCCAGATTGGACTCCAGCCCTATAGCTCTCTAGATTTATGACTTTGGGCAGTTCTCTGGTTTTTCTGAATCTCAGCTTCCTCACGGGTAAAGTGGCACCAACAGTAATACTTGCCTGAAAGGCTGCAGTGAGGGTTCTGTGACATCATACATGAAAAATGCCCAGCGAGCACCAGGCGCTCCACAAAAGTAGTTTTCCTTCCGCGGATCTGGAGGAAGGAGGGGCCCAGGGTGCATGCAGGGCTCAGGGATTGGCTCCAGGGGTCCTGgaagggcctggggtgggggcagttgGGGTCAGCCAGGTAGCTCTCACAATGGGCTagaactctccctccctctgggtTCTCATCCACTTTGATTCCTCTCCCTGTctcagggaggggaggaaagCCCTAGGATGAGTTGTTGGGGGAAGCTTTCCTATTTCTTCACTGCTCTGCTTGAAGCTCCTGAGAGCTCCCTTAGGTGGTGGCCACTGGCCTACAGCCTGTCTCCCTCCCCCTAACTCTACCAAATGCTGGTATTGCCCTCTGCTTGGTGCTTGTGTATCGGGAGAAATGGCCAGGGCCATGAGGTTCTTCCGATGGATTTGGCAAAAGATTACTTTCTGGGTGAGTTTCAGAGACTACCCCTTCCTCATGACATGCTGGGGTGCGAGGTTTTGACCTGTGACCTTTAGGTCACACAAATGCTCACCTCTCTTGGCCTCCTTCCCTCACAGCCTCCTATGAGGTAAGGggtagggaggtggggaggaggctggtacactccctgccccttcccctccATGCCTTCCTTTCTGCCAActctcctctctgctctgcccctttcttctgtctctcctctccctgtcTTGATTCTTAGATTTTCTTCTGGAAACACAAAGTGAAGCCAATCGTCTCAGAATGCCCTGACTCCAAGAAAAGCATGTTGAAGTTGGAGAAGACCCCCAACGTGGTTGAGACTTTAGAGTTGATTGAACCCTCCAAAGAGTCTAAGACTTTCAACACGGATGAGTCCCCGCAGGTGGCTGATCCCTGTGGCACGTTGGCTAAGACAACAGGTGGAGCTGAGGTGGAGCTGGGTCATGGGGGCTGGTCCGTGCTGCAGCTGCCCTGGTTGGCCATCAAGTCTGTCTCCTTGCTTATGATCTCGTCCCTGCAGTCTGGCTGGCAAATGTGCAGTGGGAAGGTCAGTACCACACCCCCTTGTCCCCACCAGTCCTCTCATCTTCCCTGATTCCCCATGGCTCATTGCTCCCTCTGTCCACTTGTTCGACATGTGCCTGTAATAAGTGCCAGGCACCCACAGTGAAGCAAGATTCACCCAGACTGAAGGGGCTTACAGACAAACTCATAGCATTTTTGGTTCAATATCATAGAGCTTGACATGGGCATCTAGGGGCCTGTGGGAGCCCAGGGAAGGGGCATCTAATCTAGACCCAGGGAGTCAAGAAAGGCCTTCCTAGCAGAAGAGAGGGtgaagctgagacctgaaggatttGGCCTGGCTTGGGGTGGAGTGGGGGACTACAGGGAAGTAGAGGGAGTAGGGGGGGCAGTCCATGAACAGAGAATAGCAGATGTGGGGTGCTGGCCCAAGGTGATGGGTTTGGGCAGTCCTGGGGCCGAGGGCCATGCTTGTACAAGGAAAGTAGGGGGCCAGTTGTGGAATTTGGATTTGACCATAAGAGCAATGGGAGTCTTTGCAGACATTGGAATGGAGAAGTGACACAGTCAGATTTTGATTTAGCAAGCTCACCctcactcatacattgctggtggaaatgtaaaatggtatggcCCCTTGGCAAAAGTTTGGTAGTTTCTCATACAAACTTGCAATTATCATATGAACCAGTGACTGTCTTCCTGGGCATTTCTCCTAGACAAATgaaatttatgtccacacaaaaatctgttcatgaatgttcatagcagctttatttatagtagccaaaccaacctaaatgtccttcagtgggAGAATGCTTAAACTGCATATATCCATGGATTACTTCTGCCATacaaaggaacaaactattgatatATGCAGCAACTTGGATAAATCTCAAGAGAATTATGCTTGAGTGAAAACACCCCATCCCAGAAGGTTAAATACTGTATGGTTATATCATACACCATTTATATTATAGACCAttcttgaaataacaaaattatagacAAGGAGACCCAATTACGCGAGTTTGTTGTTATCAGGAATTGCAAGGTAGGGTTGTTGGGGGTGGGATAAGTTGGTTATAAAAGGGCAATATCTCCAgccaagagagagaaagatgttctGGACAGTGCTGGGGGTAGAATTGTTGTGCTGGTGGTTGACTGAATGAcagagcagagggagagagaagtcaCGGTGGGCTGGAGCCATTTGCAGAGATggagaaaggaggagggagagCTGACTTGGGAGAAAGTGAAGAATTTAGGGCACTGGGACGAGATGAGTTGAGATGTTGGTGGGACACCTGCATGGAGACATCTTG comes from the Manis pentadactyla isolate mManPen7 chromosome 10, mManPen7.hap1, whole genome shotgun sequence genome and includes:
- the SPACDR gene encoding sperm acrosome developmental regulator; its protein translation is MARAMRFFRWIWQKITFWIFFWKHKVKPIVSECPDSKKSMLKLEKTPNVVETLELIEPSKESKTFNTDESPQVADPCGTLAKTTGGAEVELGHGGWSVLQLPWLAIKSVSLLMISSLQSGWQMCSGKSSVSSTSLSSQMRTRSPLESPEPEMLWQVYLVLWAIRKQLRQLAHRQERRWRRHNQAPTGPHPAQFHA